One region of Strongyloides ratti genome assembly S_ratti_ED321, chromosome : X genomic DNA includes:
- a CDS encoding Phospholipase DDHD1 yields MDDSLQPPPRPIEGPHIKKKKKRVGPLTVQEIRWFYKKNSETKYTPFSGYDSISIEFRYRKILNIEIDKKGLEIKKNFIETEDVIVLDGLYKVDTTLTYISPIYWNDESYQICRGTWFIEDDMQPLPNQFAELIEDHHLKNFKDQIIPDKGSGNEKESSKKPFLTSLTCFADEIRWNSVIDIYLYSNPKANKFMRLLTWSKSVQLYRGYNEDAEINDGKPEYTDLMFVVHGIGQKGYENLIAKNTQQMREILNPMIEKQFKECNKKLIMIPIEWRSSLILDNDLSSHILLSRMSSVRESLNSIAMDIMCYQSPLYRTEIINGVIRQLNNVYKIFIKNNPMFKGNISLFAHSLGSVILFDILSNWSPLKIYDEYVSKSLESKLDSLHNEEKESLKNYINARKNMYDKIMVNDLLNEQEENLLFSVKNLFCVGSPLAIFLVMRGAKADSLFLKKERLQRVINIFHPLDPVAYRLEPMFHYLYKYIKPVKLFPSTDERSYNSSYKLPLEMIKSFYKKLKQEKASSCTSNENTIKGDVTDPFGDDFDSDESFDDGTSPRCQSPTTISTIEINPSSNTVVDTEIHKKPWFGKNKHGKDNDKTKETIDSSTLQEELNRIVTQIPLQHQLKYRIDYQIQPTLTEKGYLGMLRGHFSYWTNPDVVSFIGNVLLQQNIDEFGLIEVSMDERLNTKN; encoded by the exons ATGGATGATTCTTTACAACCACCACCAAGACCAATTGAAGGACctcatattaaaaaaaagaaaaaaagagtTGGTCCATTGACAGTTCAAGAAATTAGAtggttttataaaaaaaattctgaAACTAAATATACACCATTTTCAG gTTATGATTCAATAAGTATTGAATTTCGTTAtcgtaaaattttaaatattgaaatagataaaaaaggattagaaataaaaaaaaattttattgaaacaGAGGATGTTATTGTTTTAGATGGTTTATATAAAGTAGATACAACATTAACATATATATCACCAATATATTGGAATGATGAGTCTTATCAAATATGTCGAGGTACATGGTTTATTGAAGATGATATGCAACCATTACCTAATCAATTTGCTGAATTAATTGAGGatcatcatttaaaaaattttaaagatcaAATAATACCAGATAAAGGATCAggaaatgaaaaagaaagtaGTAAAAAGCCATTTTTAACATCATTAACATGTTTTGCTGATGAAATACGTTGGAATTCAgttattgatatatatttatatagtaaTCCTAAGgcaaataaatttatgagATTATTAACATGGTCAAAATCAGTACAATTATATAGAGGATATAATGAAGATGCTGAAATAAATGATGGTAAACCAGAATATACTGATTTAATGTTTGTTGTTCATGGTATTGGACAAAAAGgatatgaaaatttaatcGCAAAAAATACTCAACAAATGAGAGAAATATTAAATCCTATGATTGAGAAACAATTTAAggaatgtaataaaaaacttataaTGATTCCAATAGAATGGAGATCATCATTAATATTAGATAATGATTTAAGTTCACATATTCTTTTATCACGTATGTCATCAGTTCGTGAAAGTTTAAATTCTATTGCAATGGATATAATGTGTTATCAATCACCATTATATAGAACAGAG attatAAATGGTGTCATACgacaattaaataatgtttataaaatttttataaaaaacaatcCAATGTTTAAAggaaatatttcattatttgcACATTCATTAGGTtcagttattttatttgatattctTTCAAATTGGTcaccattaaaaatatatgatgaATATGTATCAAAATCATTAGAATCAAAATTAGATTCACTTCATAATGAGGAAAaagaaagtttaaaaaattatattaatgcaagaaaaaatatgtatgataaaataatggtaaatgatttattaaatgaacaagaagaaaatcttttattttctgttaaaaatttattttgtgtTGGATCACCATTAgctatatttttagttatgaGAGGTGCAAAAGCAgatagtttatttttaaaaaaagaacgTTTACAACgagttattaatatatttcatcCATTGGATCCTGTCGCATATCGCCTTGAACCAatgtttcattatttatataaatatattaaacctgttaaattatttccaTCAACAGATGAACGTTCCTATAATAGTTCATACAAATTGCCATtagaaatgataaaaagtttttataaaaaattaaaacaggAAAAGGCAAGTAGTTGTACAAGTAATGAAAATACTATTAAAGGTGATGTTACTGATCCATTTGGAGATGATTTTGATTCTGATGAGTCATTTGATGATGGTACATCACCACGTTGTCAATCACCAACAACAATTAGTACAATTGAAATAAATCCATCATCTAATACAGTTGTTGATACAGAAATTCATAAAAAACCATGGTTtggaaaaaataaacatggtaaggataatgataaaacaaaAGAGACAATAGATTCAAGTACATTACAGGAGGAATTAAATAGAATTGTTACACAAATACCATTACAAcatcaattaaaatatagaatTGATTATCAAATTCAACCAACATTAACAGAAAAAGGATATCTAGGAATGTTAAGAGGACATTTTTCCTATTGGACCAATCCTGATGTCGTTTCATTTATAGGCAATGTATTGTTGCAACAAAATATTGATGAATTTGGTTTAATTGAAGTATCGATGGATGAAAGATTAAAcactaaaaattaa
- a CDS encoding Astacin-like metalloendopeptidase: protein MSFIIKLCFILLFFFTILINCSKKWSNGRIPYILDQKLRKNNYQKKSLFNTLVDLNNFTCLKFIPKTENDTNYVEFRYYSRNPRCWNFLTYTNGLNIVTAGPSCLTQNSSVYRHIFTDCDIQYINLFYNCPKFIPQMLDCDSSYTIPIDKKLKNHYKFNEKKQKWTSSKNMIKKIRSQNTFNITNFASEYIKNLIKLYKEKNKIPSKLTTTEKYPLSTIKSTTMYITKTTPFITTTPLILTTTINNNILQETTTTKKTNITNDICEINCNFNAFLKRLFVLHNENFYVRDTMLESDTLSLKQLQTDNYLIKSGEAFIANSENNGICSCTVPLYRLFNSIISDHFYTTNETELKSARTLNGYKFEKIEGYCTQNFACGALLPLYRFYNPLISDHLYTTDEKEMLFYRNNLIHGYFFEKIECYLWDRKDVIKYCSK from the exons atgagttttattattaaattatgttttattcttttatttttttttacaatactAATTAATTGTTCAAAAAAATGGTCAAATGGTAGGATACCATATATCTTAGatcaaaaattaagaaaaaataattatcaaaaaaaatcattatttaatacattagtagatctaaataattttacatgtttaaaatttattccaAAAACAGAAAATGATACAAATTATGTTGAATTTAGATATTATTCAAGAAATCCAAG atgttggaattttttaacatatacaAATGGTTTAAATATTGTGACTGCAGGTCCATCGTGTCTTACACAAAATAGTTCTGTTTATAGGCATATTTTTACGGATTGTGATATTCagtatattaatttattttataattgtcCCAAATTTATTCCTCAAATGTTAGATTGTGACTCATCATATACAATACctatagataaaaaattaaaaaatcactataaatttaatgaaaaaaaacaaaaatggacatcatcaaaaaatatgataaaaaaaattcgttcacaaaatacatttaatataacaaattttgcatcagaatatattaaaaatttaataaaattatataaagaaaaaaataaaataccaTCAAAATTAACTACAACAGAAAAATATCCGTTATCTACTATTAAATCTACTACTATGTATATTACTAAAACAACACCATTTATTACCACAACAccattaattttaactacaacgataaataataatattttacagGAGACAactacaacaaaaaaaacaaatattaccAATGATATTTGTgaaataaattgtaattttaatgcttttcttaaaagattatttgtattacataatgaaaatttttatgttagaGATACAATGCTAGAATCTGATACATTATCACTTAAACAATTACAAACggataattatttaataaaaa gtGGTGAAGCATTTATTGCAAACAGTGAAAATAATGGTATATGTTCATGTACAGTACCATTATATCGTTTATTTAATAGTATAATAT CTGATCATTTTTATACAACAAATGAAACTGAATTAAAAAGTGCAAGAACATTAAATGgatataaatttgaaaaaattgaagGTTACTGTACACAAAATTTTGCATGTGGTGCATTATTACCACTTTATAGATTTTACAATCCATTAATTAGTGACCATTTATATACAACAGATGAAAAAGAGATGCTATTTTATAGAAACAATTTAATTCAtggatatttttttgaaaaaattgaatgCTATCTATGGGATAGGAAagatgttataaaatattgtagcaaataa
- a CDS encoding WD repeat domain phosphoinositide-interacting protein 4: MPVDNVYCISFNGKQDTFAIGSDSGIRIIKVVPLQEIKNFGVDEVGSVTIVRLLNKTNLLGIVSGGKFPKFAGNAALIFDAFNRKFVVEITVNSLVTNFAFSYSKLIVAQAKHITVFSFPNNLQKLRCEELAEHCNGLFAFNADPKAEYLVYPGRTIGSVHIVNLLTTNQTSCPAPLIINAHKNRIARVAINNLGTMIATGSTQGTLIHIYNAKNGEKLFELRRGMDTVSLRCLRFSPCSNYLLASSNKGTIHIFSVTTKRNESHKSLADLLNKDERRSISRITLKKGEEDSECVFINNCMPSASHKSNILNNCNDDIISVSTKPCLTHFSGTNGEIKDYVDLSELGDNHDFWTTPI, encoded by the exons ATGCCTGTAGATAATGTATACTGTATATCATTTAATGGAAAACAAG atACATTTGCAATAGGAAGTGATAGTGGaataagaataattaaaGTTGTCCCATtacaagaaataaaaaattttg GTGTTGATGAAGTTGGCAGTGTTACAATTGTTCgccttttaaataaaactaatttaCTAGGTATTGTATCAGGTGGAAAATTTCCTAAATTTGCCGGAAATGCTGCATTAATATTTGATGcatttaatagaaaatttgtTGTTGAAATTACAGTAAATTCTCTTGTTACAAACTTTGCTTTTTCttattcaaaattaattgtCGCACAAGCAAAACATATTACAGTTTTTTCTTTTCCcaataatttacaaaaattacgCTGTGAAGAGTTAGCTGAACATTGTAATGGTTTGTTTGCTTTTAATGCTGACCCAAAAGCAGAATATCTTGTTTATCCAGGAAGAACTATTGGTTCTGTACATATCGTAAATTTACTAACAACAAATCAAACTTCTTGCCCAGCTCCATTAATTATCAATGCACATAAAAATAGAATTGCAAGAGTAgctattaataatttaggTACAATGATAGCAACAGGTTCAACTCAAGGAACATTAATTCATATTTATAACGCTAAGAATggtgaaaaattatttgaattacGTCGTGGTATGGATACAGTTAGTTTACGTTGTCTTAGATTTTCACCATGTTCCAATTACTTGTTAGCATCTTCAAATAAGGGTactatacatatttttagtGTAACAACAAAACGAAATGAGTCACATAAATCACTAGCTGacttattaaataaagatgaAAGAAGAAGTATATCTAggattactttaaaaaaaggtGAAGAGGATTCAGAAtgtgtttttattaataattgtatgCCAAGCGCAAGTCACAAAagtaacattttaaataattgtaatgaTGATATTATTTCTGTAAGTACCAAACCTTGTTTAACTCATTTTTCTGGAACAAATGGAGAAATAAAGGATTATGTTGATTTATCAGAGTTGGGCGATAATCATGATTTTTGGACAACTCcaatttaa
- a CDS encoding Zona pellucida domain-containing protein, producing the protein MTPNFSILYLFFNLFYHGYCYKFPNEIIETPIVTCEPDRVTIKIKTTLTNPSVIYADNFLEDSDCAVYNMNHISFPHGKCGMTSENMSSPNGILQRICISVQLHPLFVTESDKYYCAQCVYMESNVVNNLEQTLSVSDATPNELEPMFDDVSVPKCSYSIRRGSKDGPNIHYTTIGEVAYHVWTCNNENVGILVQNCYVEDFHGNKILIIDQNGCGVDQYVLPTPEYTSDLQTAYQKTHVFKFAENTLTKFTCQIRLCLKNNSNKCKNITPPSLCPTVEEREQGVLVHKNESFNEDIDSENTNLNYNDINNKKNDLNVEKITKTTNVNSHDYNPSSNGYIRRFRRTITLTANGTNMVELNKKSYRLINTPEGQYPELDVVGLIRIVDSQEEADILESRIKKNFEKKYNDYKDETEESEMKCMSNYSYWLAIILMVSFASFQVIALCIFLPKYSNISRNVKKMKSFC; encoded by the exons atgacTCCAAACTTTTctattctttatttattttttaatttattttatcatggttattgttataaatttcCAAATGAAATTATTGAAACTCCAATTGTAACATGTGAACCTGATCGtgttacaattaaaattaaaacaacatTAACAAATCCTTCTGTAATTTATGCTGACAATTTTTTAGAAGATAGTGATTGTGCTGTTTATAATATGAATCATATATCATTTCCTCATGGTAAATGTGGTATGACATCTGAAAATATGTCATCTCCAAATGGTATACTTCAACGAATATGTATATCTGTACAATTACATCCATTATTTGTAACAGAATctgataaatattattgtgCTCAATGTGTTTATATGGAATCAAATGttgttaataatttagaaCAAACATTATCTGTTAGTGATGCAACACCTAATGAATTAGAACCAATGTTTGATGATGTAAGTGTCCCAAAATGTAGTTATTCTATAAGACGTGGAAGTAAAGATGGCCCAAATATTCATTATACAACAATTGGTGAAGTAGCATATCATGTATGGACAtgtaataatgaaaatgttGGAATATTAGTTCAAAATTGTTATGTTGAAGATTTTCatggtaataaaatattaataattgatCAAAATGGATGTGGAGTTGATCAATATGTTTTACCAACTCCAGAATATACAAGTGATCTACAAACAGCTTATCAAAAAACacatgtttttaaatttgctgaaaatacattaacaaaatttactTGTCAAATAAGGTTAtgtcttaaaaataattcaaacaaatgtaaaaatataaca CCTCCATCATTATGTCCTACAGTAGAAGAAAGAGAACAAGGTGTATTAGTGCATAAAAATGAATCATTTAATGAAGATATAGATTCTgaaaatacaaatttaaattataatgatataaataataaaaaaaatgatttaaatgttgaaaaaataacaaaGACTACAAATGTAAATAGTCATGATTATAATCCTTCATCAAATGGATATATTAGAAGATTTAGAAGAACAATAACTTTAACAGCTAATGGAACAAATATGgttgaattaaataaaaaatcatataGATTAATAAATACACCAGAAGGTCAGTATCCAGAACTTGATGTTGTTGGATTAATTAGAATTGTTGATTCACAAGAAGAAGCTGATATATTAGAAtcaagaataaaaaaaaattttgaaaaaaaatataatgattataAGGATGAAACAGAGGAATCTGAAATGAAATGCATGTCAAATTATTCATATTGGTTAGCGATAATTTTAATGGTATCTTTTGCATCATTTCAAGTTATAGctttatgtatttttttaccaaaatattcaaatatttcaagaaatgttaaaaaaatgaaaagtttttgttaa